The Dehalococcoidales bacterium genomic interval TCCCGCACCACTCTAATCACGTTAATCTTGTTAGCGCCGACGTCTTTGAGGATAACGTTGAACTCGGTCTTTTCTTCTTCCGCCGGGGCGGCTGCAGCGGATGGCGCTGCCATCGCGCCGGCAAATACCGGTGCCGCCGCACTAACTCCGAACTCGCTTTCCAGAGTTTTAACCAGCTCCGCCAGTTCCAGCACAGTCATATTTTTTATCGTCGCCATGATATCGTCGATGGCGGCTGTCTTTTTCTTGCTCTCCGCCTTGGCCTTTTTCGCCGGCTCCTTGGCTGTTGCTTCGGTCTCGTTTTCTTTTGCTTCCGCTACGCTCTCTTGCTCAGTTGTTGCTTCGTTTTCTGACATCTTACTTTTCCTCCAGTTGCATAATTCTCGCTTGTAACACCCCCGCTAGTCCTCTTAGAGGACTGCTGAGGCAGACGACTAATGATGAAATAGGACTTTGCATCTGACCCAGGACTCTGGCCAGCAGTATCTCCCGCGATGGTAGTTTAGAAAGGGTAACCACTTCCTCTGCGCTGAGTA includes:
- the rplL gene encoding 50S ribosomal protein L7/L12 — its product is MDDIMATIKNMTVLELAELVKTLESEFGVSAAAPVFAGAMAAPSAAAAPAEEEKTEFNVILKDVGANKINVIRVVRELTSLGLKESKDLVESAPKPVVEGVNKDEAAAAKKKLEEAGATADIT